One stretch of Cololabis saira isolate AMF1-May2022 chromosome 15, fColSai1.1, whole genome shotgun sequence DNA includes these proteins:
- the LOC133460983 gene encoding zinc finger protein 84-like isoform X1: MPDMQMLRAVVQQRLAAAAEEIFRLFEGAMVEYEAEKEHQHSLLEACTAPKRAEADININTFIVSKEEIVSEPLKQEDSNPPNIKAEQDQIQVLQEAEVTAFYHLLVKCEEDEEKPQGKESRAPEFNLESQTEIIDFFETENKVIYQCESTGEPQSGSNFMKNKACCLTERQYCCSVCGKRFTQNSNLKTHMKTHTGEKPFGCSICNKRFTQKVNLTRHMKHHSNPVGGKKRGAPDSEDKNKMIDSSEPEGKVSDNSKSSTKPQSRSNFMKNGSCNRSERPFCCSVCEKRFSQNSNLRTHMKTHTGEKSFGCSICNKRFIQKGNLTRHMKHHSKTVGGKKIRAPESEPDDNNKILDSSEPEGKVSDDSKSSTKPQSCSNFMKNKACCLTERQYCCSVCGKRFTQNSNLKTHMKIHTGEKPFACSICNKRFIQKVNLTRHMIYQQHCWRKETWSTSQSQMLITK, translated from the exons ATGCCAGACATGCAGATGCTGAGAGCGGTGGTGCAGCAGCGACTGGCGGCTGCTGCAGAGGAGATCTTCAGGCTGTTTGAAGGAGCCATGGTGGAGTACGAGGCAGAGAAAGAGCACCAGCACAGCCTGCTGGAAGCTTGCACTGCGCCCAAGAGAGCTGAAGCAG ATATCAACATCAACACATTTATTGTGAGCAAAGAAGAGATTGTGTCTGAGCCGCTGAAGCAGGAAGACTCAAATCCTCCAAATATTAAAGCTGAGCAAGACCAGATCCAAGTCCTGCAGGAGGCTGAAGTCACAGCATTTTATCATCTCCTTGTGAAGtgtgaagaagatgaagagaaaCCTCAAGGAAAGGAAAGCAGAGCACCAGAGTTTAATCTAGAGTCtcaaactgaaattatagatttTTTTGAAacagagaataaagtcatatatCAGTGTGAATCCACTGGAGAACCTCAGTCGGGTTCAAACTTCATGAAAAATAAAGCCTGCTGCCTGACTGAGAGACAATATTGCTGCTCTGTGTGTGGAAAAAGATTCACCCAGAACTCAAATCTAAAGACGCACATGAAAACCCACACAGGAGAGAAACCGTTCGGCTGCTCCATTTGCAATAAAAGATTCACACAGAAAGTGAATCTGACGCGTCACATGAAACATCACAGCAACCCTGTTGGAGGAAAGAAACGTGGAGCACCAGATTctgaagataaaaacaaaatgataGATTCTTCTGAACCTGAGGGAAAAGTAAGCGATAACTCCAAGTCATCCACAAAACCTCAGTCGCGTTCAAACTTCATGAAAAATGGCAGCTGTAATCGGAGCGAGAGACCATTTTGCTGCTCCGTGTGTGAAAAGAGATTCAGCCAGAACTCAAATCTTCGGACACACATGAAAACCCACACAGGAGAGAAGTCCTTCGGCTGCTCCATTTGCAATAAAAGATTCATACAGAAAGGGAATCTGACACGTCACATGAAACATCACAGCAAAACTGTTGgaggaaagaaaataagagCTCCAGAGTCAGAGCCAGATGATAATAACAAAATTCTAGATTCTTCTGAACCTGAGGGAAAAGTAAGCGATGACTCTAAGTCATCCACAAAACCTCAGTCGTGTTCAAACTTCATGAAAAATAAAGCCTGCTGTCTGACTGAGAGACAATATTGCTGCTCTGTGTGTGGAAAAAGATTCACCCAGAACTCAAATCTAAAGACGCACATGAAAATCCACACAGGAGAGAAACCGTTCGCCTGCTCCATTTGCAATAAAAGATTCATACAGAAAGTGAATCTGACGCGTCACATGATATATCAGCAGCACT